In the Malassezia vespertilionis chromosome 1, complete sequence genome, one interval contains:
- the rrb1 gene encoding Ribosome assembly protein rrb1 (COG:B; EggNog:ENOG503NY9Y; BUSCO:EOG09262DC1) — protein sequence MSKRALAESAEAQQPARTNMQGDAPIEHDEGMGEFEDPFEDEFESDEGEVVDAADEDTQMEIDGVPVSDKIQRLDEEDDEPQAPAETYIPGVQKLEDGQTLVPDQSVYDMFHRMNVTWPCLSFDFLHDHLGTQRKTFPHTSFLVTGTQADTAKNNEVIVMKASAMHRTSRDDEPSDNEDNEDDDNVDDDAVLEYRSIPHLGGVNRIRAAPVAAPNASELCLDPYPVASWSETGNVSIFDVRPLFNVLSEPGTQIDRKTVNVPLYTVENHRGVEGFAMDWGGLFGSGASGKGHLRLLTGDVHSKIFLTTSTNTGFTTHANPFESHTSSIEDLQWSPSEPTVFASCSADQSIRIWDVRVKSHRSSLAIDSAHDQDVNVISWNHGTQYLLLSGGDDGALKVWDMRNFKSGNKPSPVAQFNWHQGPIYSVEWNPNEDSTFAAAGRDDQVTLWDLAVEHDPDEDTSQLPKGPNGEPVPSQLLFCHHGASEVKEVHWHAQIPGMLGSTSADGFHFLKTISV from the exons AtgtcgaagcgcgcgttGGCGGAATCTGCGGAGGCGCAACAGCCTGCGCGCACAAATATGcaaggcgatgcgccgatAGAGCATGATGAGGGCATGGGAGAGTTTGAAGATCCATTCGAGGATGAATTTGAGAGCGACGAAGGGGAGGTCGTCGATGCCGCAGACGAGGACACACAGATGGAAATCGACGGCGTCCCCGTCTCCGACAAGATACAACGATTGGATGAAGAGGACGATGAGCCCCAAGCACCAGCCGAAACATATATCCCGGGTGTCCAAAAACTGGAAGACGGCCAGACGTTGGTTCCCGACCAGTCGGTCTACGACATGTTCCACCGCATGAACGTGACATGGCCGTGCCTCTCGTTTGATTTTCTGCACGACCACCTTGGTACGCAGCGAAAGACGTTCCCGCATACCTCGTTCCTTGTCACTGGTACGCAGGCCGATACGGCAAAGAACAATGAAGTGATTGTCATGAAGGCAAGCGCCATGCACCGCACATCGCGTGATGATG AACCTTCCGACAACGAAGACAACGAAGACGACGACAATGTCGACGATGACGCGGTGCTGGAGTATCGCTCTATTCCTCACCTCGGAGGTGTAAACAGGattcgcgctgcgccggtTGCCGCGCCGAACGCTTCCGAGCTTTGCTTGGATCCGTACCCTGTAGCCTCCTGGTCGGAGACGGGCAACGTTTCCATTTTTGATGTGCGCCCTTTGTTTAATGTACTCAGCGAGCCAGGCACGCAAATCGACCGCAAAACCGTGAATGTACCGCTCTACACGGTAGAAAATCACCGCGGCGTCGAAGGCTTTGCCATGGACTGGGGCGGTCTTTTTGGCTCTGGCGCGAGTGGCAAAGGCCATCTCCGGCTTTTGACCGGTGATGTGCACAGCAAGATATTTCTTACGACAAGCACTAATACGGGCTTTACGACGCACGCGAACCCATTTGAGAGCCACACGTCTTCTATTGAGGATCTCCAGTGGAGTCCTTCGGAGCCCACCGTGTTTGCCTCTTGCTCTGCGGACCAGAGTATTCGCATCTGGGACGTGCGTGTAAAATCCCATCGTTCCTCTCTTGCCATTGACAGCGCACACGACCAGGACGTGAATGTAATTAGCTGGAACCATGGCACCCAGTACCTTTTACTTTCTGGCGGCGATGATGGCGCACTGAAAGTGTGGGATATGCGCAACTTTAAGAGCGGGAACAAGCCTTCGCCTGTGGCACAATTCAACTGGCACCAGGGGCCCATTTACAGCGTTGAGTGGAACCCCAATGAAGATAGCACGTTTGCTGCCGCTGGGCGTGACGACCAAGTCACGCTCTGGGACTTGGCCGTGGAGCACGATCCAGACGAGGACACTTCGCAGCTGCCCAAAGGCCCAAATGGCGAGCCTGTTCCCAGCCAGCTGCTGTTCTGCCACCACGGCGCGTCAGAAGTGAAGGAGGTTCACTGGCACGCACAGATTCCTGGAATGCTTGGGAGCACCAGCGCTGACGGCTTCCACTTTTTGAAGACCATCTCAGTGTAA
- a CDS encoding uncharacterized protein (EggNog:ENOG503NXWQ; COG:F): MSSVRALILGSGGREHALAVHLLRSKSVEHVYCAPGNGGTSVLGDRCSNVASPAASGDFSAIVQWAKEHNVNLCIPGPEAPLVAGVQNAFQQVGIPVFGPSRAAAQMEGSKEFAKEFMNRHNIPTAQFRIFTRNEVDVCMDYIKSLGAKRVVLKASGLAGGKGVLLPETDEEAAEGVNDLLVKQVFGADACDTLVVEERLDGAELSVLAFSDGYTVRALPGCQDHKRIGEGDTGLNTGGMGAYCPTPYDTPKMMAQIQARVLEPTIKGMRQDGYPFVGMLFVGLMITSEGPKVLEYNVRFGDPETEAVLDLLNPTGCLVDIMMGCVKHRLDCIEFSTLPDYAVSVVLASGGYPGKYETGKPIKIGPMPQSVTVYHAGTKTADGELLTAGGRVLVVSAVGKTLQDALDKAYAGIQQIHFDGMCYRKDIAHRALASTNKKNDGFTYAQAGVSIEAGNSLVERIKPLVRSTQRPGCIGGLGGFGAAFDMRYAGASDPILISGTDGVGTKLRIAHEYNKHDTIGIDLVAMSVNDLLVQAAQPLFFLDYFACSNLDVNMTTSVIEGISEGCYQAECALVGGETAEMPGMYSGSEYDLAGFAVGAVGRNELLPRKSNMSAGDKLLGLRSSGPHSNGYSLLRKCVEHSGLAYSSPCPWGKPDEVVNGYKTPKTLGDALLVPTTIYVKPLHYVLHNKMHNVNGLAHITGGGFTENVPRMLPDHLGARIDLRTWERQPIFRWAQKVGGIAPEEMARTFNNGIGMVLCVPADRADEVVDELNAYGESLIVIGEVTSSPGVQYDGLDTWAL, encoded by the exons ATGTCGTCGGTGCGTGCATTAATTCTTGGCTCGGGTGGCCgcgagcatgcgcttgcggtgcATCTCTTGCGCTCGAAGAGCGTCGAGCATGTATATTGTGCGCCAGGTAACGGCGGTACAAGCGTCCTGGGCGACAGATGTTCGAATGTTGCGTCGCCCGCCGCTTCGGGCGACTTCTCCGCGATTGTGCAATGGGCAAAAGAACACAAT GTGAATCTGTGTATTCCAGGTCCCGAGGCACCGCTTGTTGCAGGCGTGCAAAACGCGTTCCAACAAG TCGGCATTCCCGTCTTCGGCCCctctcgcgctgcggcccAGATGGAAGGTTCCAAAGAGTTTGCCAAAGAGTTTATGAACCGCCACAATATTCCTACGGCGCAGTTCCGCATTTTTACGCGTAATGAGGTGGACGTATGCATGGACTACATCAAATCGCTTGGTGCCAAGCGTGTCGTACTCAAGGCTAGTGGCCTCGCTGGCGGCAAGGGTGTCTTGCTCCCAGAAACTGACGAGGAGGCTGCTGAAGGCGTGAATGACCTGCTTGTCAAACAAGTGTTCGGAGCAGATGCATGCGACACGCTCGTCGTTGAGGAACggctcgacggcgcggagcTTTCTGTGCTTGCCTTCTCCGATGGATAcacggtgcgtgcgctgcctGGATGCCAGGACCATAAGCGTATAGGAGAGGGTGACACTGGTCTGAATACGGGCGGCATGGGTGCGTACTGTCCCACCCCCTACGACACGCCGAAGATGATGGCGCAAatccaagcgcgcgtgctcgaACCGACGATCAAGGGTATGCGCCAGGATGGATATCCTTTTGTTGGCATGCTGTTTGTTGGTCTGATGATCACGTCCGAAGGACCCAAAGTGCTCGAGTACAATGTCCGGTTCGGTGATCCCGAAACCGAGGCTGTTCTGGACCTGCTCAACCCGACGGGTTGCCTCGTCGACATCATGATGGGGTGTGTAAAGCACCGCTTGGACTGTATCGAGTTCTCAACTCTGCCTGACTATGCAGTTAGTGTCGTGCTGGCCAGCGGTGGCTACCCTGGCAAGTACGAGACGGGCAAACCAATCAAGATTGGCCCGATGCCGCAAAGTGTCACGGTGTATCACGCAGGCACCAAAACCGCTGATGGCGAGCTGCTTACGGCCGGCGGACGTGTCCTTGTCGTTTCTGCCGTTGGGAAAACACTCCAGGATGCACTGGACAAAGCGTACGCGGGCATCCAGCAGATCCACTTTGACGGTATGTGTTACCGCAAGGAtattgcgcatcgcgccctCGCCTCAACAAATAAAAAGAACGATGGCTTTACGTACGCCCAAGCAGGCGTCAGTATCGAGGCTGGAAACTCGCTTGTAGAGCGCATTAAGCcgcttgtgcgcagcacgcagcggcCTGGCTGTATTGGCGGTCTTGGCGGTTTTGGCGCCGCATTCGATATGCGCTACGCGGGCGCGTCGGACCCAATCCTGATCAGTGGCACGGATGGTGTGGGCACCAAGCtccgcattgcgcacgaaTACAATAAGCACGACACGATCGGCATTGACCTCGTCGCAATGTCGGTCAACGATTTGCTCGTGCAGGCCGCACAGCCCCTCTTCTTTTTGGACTATTTTGCTTGCTCGAACCTGGACGTAAACATGACCACTTCGGTGATTGAAGGCATTTCGGAAGGATGTTACCAAGCAGAGTGTGCCTTGGTCGGCGGCGAAACGGCCGAGATGCCAGGCATGTATAGTGGCAGCGAGTACGACTTGGCTGGGTTTGCCGTGGGTGCGGTTGGCCGCAATGAGCTGCTTCCGCGCAAATCTAACATGAGCGCTGGCGACAAGCTGCTTGGACTGCGCAGCAGTGGGCCGCATTCCAATGGTTATtcgcttttgcgcaagtgTGTGGAGCACTCTGGTCTCGCATACAGCTCGCCGTGCCCATGGGGCAAGCCAGACGAAGTCGTAAATGGGTACAAGACACCTAAAACTCTTGGTGACGCTTTACTTGTGCCGACCACGATATACGTCAAGCCTTTGCACTACGTGTTGCACAATAAAATGCACAACGTGAAtggcctcgcgcacattACTGGTGGTGGATTTACTGAGAATGTGCCGCGTATGCTCCCCGACCATCTGGGAGCGCGTATTGATTTGCGTACGTGGGAGCGCCAGCCGATCTTTCGCTGGGCGCAAAAGGTTGGTGGGATTGCGCCGGAAGAAATGGCGCGTACGTTCAACAATGGTATCGGAATGGTGTTGTGTGTCCCGGCAGACCGTGCGGACGAAGTGGTAGACGAGCTGAATGCCTACGGCGAAAGTCTCATTGTCATCGGCGAGGTCACCAGTAGTCCTGGCGTCCAGTACGACGGCCTCGATACGTGGGCTCTCTGA
- a CDS encoding uncharacterized protein (EggNog:ENOG503P75R; COG:S), which yields MFGIRSIRTQFRAPASLCARPSVALRMLNTPTIPSMETFRAEQAKRRQEIDAAVDAVAALGYPAQSVLQQNVAWGEIDQFRHVNNMHYIRWFESGRMHWLECAKSTLSPKLYSDIATGAGVGFILATNYCRYKRPVNYPDTVLVAQGVLPLERDDRFAIKSAIYSVNQAAVVAEGEQSVVAYDYDRLCKAPMPTEMRQFVEAWAYTGK from the coding sequence ATGTTCGGCATTCGCAGCATTCGCACGCAATTCCGTGCCCCGGCGTCACTGTGCGCACGTCCATCTGTGGCACTGCGCATGCTCAACACGCCGACGATTCCGTCCATGGAAACGTTCCGCGCTGAGCAAGCCAAGCGTCGCCAGGAAATCGACGCCGCAGTCGAtgccgtcgctgcgctcgggTATCCGGCCCAGAGCGTCCTCCAGCAGAATGTAGCATGGGGCGAGATAGATCAGTTCCGGCATGTAAACAACATGCATTATATCCGCTGGTTCGAGAGCGGTCGCATGCACTGGCTTGAGTGCGCGAAAAGCACCCTGTCGCCGAAACTGTACTCAGACATTGCCACTGGTGCGGGCGTCGGCTTCATTCTCGCAACCAACTATTGCCGCTACAAGCGTCCTGTGAACTACCCTGATACGGTGCTTGTTGCGCAAGGCGTGCTTCcactcgagcgcgacgaccGCTTCGCCATCAAGTCTGCAATTTACTCGGTGAACCAAGCCGCGGTCGTGGCCGAAGGCGAGCAAAGTGTGGTGGCCTACGACTATGACCGTCTGTGCAAGGCACCGATGCCCACCGAGATGCGGCAGTTTGTAGAAGCATGGGCATACACGGGCAAGTAG
- a CDS encoding uncharacterized protein (EggNog:ENOG503NX6G; COG:S): protein MANDAPFQATSGALIVPPRPGERSLRRQVVLEEEKYSDGLARIIQRDFFPELPRLRAENAYFAALESGDDDEVYAAARNLVQEEERAGILAERTARGDAGEPMTPMDVAETPRHATLTPVPPTPTPAWDAAAPLHDTPMRAEQIPELRLNMTLDQYQARYTSEDNASFAQLMQVAREKRRAKHQWAYNAESEASAAPIEAAPHAAASNALVHVPCAEKKGQTCGVAPGTWRFKARNSLMYAPDADKGTLERRSSSRTVAQSLPRVRYANTRLAETKEESTPSTPSSSIMDAAIRGTPQVHGYGYVSPVASAHAENLGERRLEQLMTWGTVAGTPRQLRRASPRTETASSHIETPRTEHGFKVPKLRSTRASRRSDLSPAARSLYERTAMGKRTSLFSHLANNTPSSQRSAADAERRARIATQQWSPVPSPVPKRKP, encoded by the coding sequence ATGGCCAACGACGCGCCTTTTCAAGCGACAAGCGGTGCGCTCattgtgccgccgcgccctGGCGAGCGCTCTCTGCGGCGTCAAGTAGTACTTGAAGAAGAAAAGTATTCCGACGGACTTGCACGTATTATACAGCGGGATTTCTTTCCAGAGTTGCCGCGTCTCCGTGCAGAAAATGCGTATTTTGCGGCTCTGGAGagcggcgacgacgatgaggtgtacgctgctgcgcgtaATTTGGTACAGGAAGAGGAGCGTGCAGGCATACTTGCAgagcgcacagcgcgtggGGACGCGGGCGAGCCTATGACGCCGATGGACGTGGCCGAGACGCCACGCCATGCGACGTTGACGCccgtgccgccgacgccgacgcctgCGTGGGATGCAGCCGCACCGCTGCACGATACGCCCATGCGTGCAGAGCAGATTCCTGAACTGCGCCTCAACATGACGCTGGACCAGTACCAAGCCCGCTATACCTCCGAGGACAATGCTTCTTTTGCACAGCTCATGCAAgtggcgcgcgaaaagcgccgtgcaaagCACCAATGGGCGTACAACGCGGAGAGTGaggcaagcgctgcgcctaTTGAAGCGGCACCACATGCGGCGGCATCCAACGCTCTTGTACACGTGCCCTGCGCAGAGAAAAAGGGCCAAACTTGTGGCGTCGCACCCGGCACATGGCGCTTTAAGGCACGCAACTCGCTCATGTATGCGCCGGATGCAGATAAAGGCAcgctcgagcggcgctcgagctcgcgcacagTTGCACAATCGCTTCCACGCGTACGCTATGCAAACACGCGACTTGCTGAAACGAAAGAAGAGTCCACACCGTCGACGCCAAGTAGCAGCATCATGGACGCTGCAATTCGCGGCACACCACAGGTCCATGGCTATGGGTATGTCAGCCCAGTGGCATCTGCACACGCAGAAAATTTAGGCGAGCGCCGACTTGAGCAGTTGATGACGTGGGGAACGGTAGCAGGTACGCCGCGCCAGcttcgccgcgcttcgccgcgcaccgagACTGCTTCGTCGCACATTGAAACGCCACGCACCGAGCACGGCTTTAAAGTACCTAAACTTCGCTCCACTCGCGCAAGCCGCCGCAGCGATCTAAGCCCCGCCGCGCGTTCCCTCTATGAACGCACGGCGATGGGAAAGCGCACTTCTCTCTTCTCGCACCTTGCAAACAACACGCCAAGCTCACAGCGCTCTGCGGCAGATGCGGagcgcagagcgcgcattgcgaCGCAGCAGTGGTCTCCCGTCCCAAGTCCTGTACCTAAACGCAAACCCTAG
- the STE4 gene encoding G protein subunit beta (BUSCO:EOG092645OU; COG:S; EggNog:ENOG503NUGZ), with amino-acid sequence MTFSALQDAIVSQRDVSEQLKARIASQKDIMADTSLRTLALASVPPAPALSMKRRAVLKTQRAKVASIAWAPDDVHLLSASQDGFLILWDTQTALKEQAVALRMGWVLTCAVSPAGDIVASGGLDNVCTIFDLKQKTNEVSVPVAHELHGHNAFVSDCLFRGEAEVLTSSGDGTCALWDVQSECMTQSFEGHIGDVMSISFSKQNPNLFVSGACDDLAMLWDTRTGRSEQTFTGHSRDVNAVCFFPDGQAFATGSDDASCRLYDLRARRELAAYGQLSTTSPVTSLDFTHSGRVLVVAYDDNRIHMWDTLRGERVGTMQGHEERTSAIRTNARGDRIASAGWDARILLWGI; translated from the coding sequence ATGACTTtttctgcgctgcaggatgCGATTGTGtcgcagcgcgacgtgtCCGAGCAGCTAAAAGCACGGATCGCATCTCAGAAGGATATAATGGCTGATACTTCGTTACGCACACTAGCGCTGGCCTCTGTGCCTCCCGCCCCAGCGCTCTCAATGAAACGGCGGGCGGTGCTAAAGACACAGCGTGCCAAAGTCGCAAGCATCGCCTGGGCACCGGATGATGTGCATCTTCTTTCAGCTTCTCAGGATGGGTTTCTTATCTTGTGGGATACACAAACGGCACTAAAGGAGCAGGCTGTTGCGTTGCGTATGGGCTGGGTCCTTACGTGTGCCGTTTCCCCTGCGGGTGACATTGTAGCCAGCGGTGGCCTTGACAATGTATGCACGATATTTGACCTGAAGCAAAAGACGAATGAGGTTAGCGTACCTGTTGCCCACGAACTGCACGGCCACAATGCCTTTGTCAGTGATTGTCTCTTCCGGGGCGAGGCAGAGGTCTTGACCAGCTCGGGCGATGGCACATGCGCGCTATGGGATGTGCAGAGCGAATGCATGACGCAGAGCTTTGAAGGCCACATTGGGGACGTGATGAGCATTTCATTCTCCAAACAAAATCCCAACTTGTTTGTTTCCGGCGCCTGTGACGACCTTGCGATGCTCTGGGATACACGAACGGGCCGATCAGAACAGACGTTCACCGGGCACTCGCGCGATGTAAATGCCGTGTGCTTCTTCCCGGATGGACAAGCGTTTGCGACCGGCTCTGACGACGCGTCTTGCCGCTTGTACGatctgcgcgcacgccgcgaaTTGGCTGCGTACGGACAGTTATCGACCACAAGCCCTGTTACGTCGCTTGATTTTACCCATTCCGGCCGCGTACTTGTGGTTGCATACGATGACAACCGTATACATATGTGGGATACGCTGCGGGGAGAGCGCGTAGGTACCATGCAAGGTCACGAGGAAAGAACTTCTGCAATACGGACAAACGCGCGGGGGGATAGAATCGCCAGCGCTGGATGGGATGCACGGATCTTGCTATGGGGTATCTAG